Proteins from a single region of Pseudomonas sp. 10S4:
- a CDS encoding DUF3077 domain-containing protein, giving the protein MTNATTNSTPFAPCDHVDHHLFAVQPDIPLIDALEHATVYLNCAEALAHQAPTATRPEHSASLRWASQQMLVTARSLVQASVDGLHAAQAGDEA; this is encoded by the coding sequence ATGACCAACGCAACCACAAACTCTACCCCTTTCGCCCCGTGCGACCACGTCGACCACCACCTCTTCGCCGTACAACCCGATATCCCGCTAATCGATGCACTCGAACACGCTACGGTCTACCTCAACTGCGCCGAAGCCCTCGCCCATCAAGCCCCCACCGCCACCCGCCCGGAACACAGCGCCTCGTTGCGCTGGGCCAGCCAGCAAATGCTCGTTACCGCGCGGTCATTGGTGCAGGCCTCGGTCGACGGTTTGCATGCGGCGCAAGCAGGAGATGAAGCATGA